Proteins from a single region of Kogia breviceps isolate mKogBre1 chromosome 5, mKogBre1 haplotype 1, whole genome shotgun sequence:
- the TSC22D2 gene encoding TSC22 domain family protein 2 isoform X4 produces MSKMPAKKKSCFQITSVTTAQVATSITEDTESLDDPDESRTEDVSSEIFDVSRATDYGPEEVCERSSSEETLNNVGDAETPGTVSPNLVLDGQLAAAAATPANGGGAASARSVAGALASTLAAAATPAPSSGAPGAPPVAGPSAGPGTAAPSQPPTTCSSRFRVIKLDHGSGEPYRRGRWTCMEYYERDSDSSVLTRSGDCIRHSSTFDQTADRDSGLGATGGSVVVVVASMPGAHGPDSGTDSSLTAVSQLLPSEKMSQPAPAPPQSFGVGQPQPQLPPVGGAVAPSSAPLPPFPGAAAGPPQMMAAPPPSQPQGAAPGSVPPGPNGQGLPLTNVSLAQPGLVLPPQPGPAVGASAAPTPQQFAYPQAQIPPGHLLPVQPAGQSEYLQPHSPAQPSSAGAGAGPAAAVGLPGGPGQNAASTGAQMMGAASLPGEAVAPGPGPAQGGPAAPGQPAGVPPAAVGGAAPSGLVPAGAGQPQPAPPPQMGGSGAPSAVPGGPHAVVPGVTNVPAAAPAPSVPSVSTTSVTMPNVPAPLAQAQQLSSHPPVSRSGSIIQHVGLPLAPGAASAPTSLPQSDLSQFQTQTQPLVGQIDDTRRKSEPLPQPPLSLIAETKPVVKPPVADVLANPLQLTPMNSLSTSVFSIAIPVDGDEDRNPSTAFFQAFHLNTIQESKNLWDREARRDDLQSH; encoded by the coding sequence CCACGGCCCAGGTGGCCACTAGCATCACCGAGGACACCGAGAGCCTGGACGATCCGGACGAGTCACGCACAGAGGACGTCTCCTCCGAGATATTCGACGTTTCTCGGGCCACGGATTACGGCCCCGAGGAGGTCTGCGAGCGCAGCTCCTCCGAAGAGACGCTCAACAATGTTGGGGATGCGGAGACTCCCGGTACCGTCTCCCCCAACCTCGTCCTGGACGGGCAGCTGGCGGCCGCGGCGGCCACTCCCGCCAACGGAGGAGGAGCCGCTTCGGCCCGCAGCGTGGCTGGGGCGCTGGCCAGTACCTTAGCGGCGGCCGCCACCCCGGCCCCCTCCTCGGGGGCCCCCGGAGCCCCCCCGGTCGCGGGCCCCTCCGCCGGGCCAGGGACTGCCGCCCCCTCGCAGCCCCCCACCACATGTAGTTCCCGTTTCCGCGTGATCAAGCTGGACCACGGCAGCGGGGAGCCGTATAGACGCGGCCGATGGACGTGCATGGAATACTATGAGCGTGATTCCGACAGCAGCGTCCTGACCCGGTCCGGGGATTGCATTCGGCACAGCAGTACTTTTGACCAGACTGCGGATCGGGACAGCGGCCTGGGCGCCACCGGAGGGtccgtggtggtggtggtggcctccATGCCGGGGGCGCACGGGCCCGACTCGGGAACTGACAGCTCCTTGACTGCTGTGTCACAGCTACTGCCGTCGGAGAAAATGAGCcagcccgccccggccccgccgcaGAGTTTTGGCGTTGGGCAGCCGCAGCCGCAGCTGCCGCCCGTAGGTGGGGCTGTGGCTCCGAGCTCGGCTCCGCTGCCGCCGTTCCCGGGAGCCGCGGCCGGGCCGCCGCAGATGATGGCAGCCCCGCCGCCCAGCCAGCCCCAGGGCGCCGCGCCTGGCTCCGTCCCCCCGGGGCCCAACGGACAGGGCCTGCCGCTGACGAATGTAAGCCTGGCGCAGCCCGGCCTGGTCCTGCCTCCGCAGCCCGGCCCGGCCGTGGGCGCTTCTGCCGCGCCGACGCCCCAGCAGTTCGCGTATCCCCAGGCTCAGATTCCGCCGGGCCATCTGCTGCCCGTCCAGCCCGCCGGCCAGAGTGAGTACCTGCAGCCGCACAGCCCGGCGCAGCCCTCGTCCGCGGGCGCCGGAGCGGGCCCCGCCGCGGCGGTCGGCCTCCCCGGGGGCCCCGGCCAGAACGCCGCCTCCACGGGCGCGCAGATGATGGGCGCGGCCTCCCTGCCTGGCGAAGCCGTGGCTCCGGGGCCGGGCCCTGCGCAGGGCGGACCCGCCGCGCCCGGTCAGCCGGCCGGAGTGCCCCCGGCTGCCGTGGGAGGCGCGGCGCCATCGGGCCTGGTTCCCGCCGGGGCCGGGCAGCCGCAGCCCGCGCCTCCGCCGCAGATGGGTGGCAGCGGCGCGCCATCGGCAGTGCCCGGCGGCCCTCACGCCGTGGTGCCCGGAGTTACGAACGTGCCTGCCGCCGCGCCCGCTCCCAGCGTGCCTAGTGTGTCTACCACTTCTGTTACTATGCCAAATGTACCCGCGCCCTTGGCCCAGGCGCAGCAGCTGAGCAGCCATCCTCCGGTCAGCAGGAGCGGCAGCATCATCCAGCACGTGGGGCTGCCCTTAGCGCCAGGAGCGGCCAGCGCACCGACGAGTCTGCCGCAGTCTGACCTAAGCCAGTTTCAGACTCAGACCCAGCCTTTAGTCGGGCAAATTGACGATACTAGAAGAAAATCCGAACCCCTACCTCAACCACCACTTTCTCTCATTGCTGAAACTAAGCCTGTTGTGAAGCCTCCTGTTGCAGATGTCCTGGCAAACCCTCTTCAGTTAACACCTATGAACAGTCTCTCCACCTCTGTATTCAGCATAGCTATTCCTGTTGATGGTGATGAAGACAG
- the TSC22D2 gene encoding TSC22 domain family protein 2 isoform X5, whose product MSKMPAKKKSCFQITSVTTAQVATSITEDTESLDDPDESRTEDVSSEIFDVSRATDYGPEEVCERSSSEETLNNVGDAETPGTVSPNLVLDGQLAAAAATPANGGGAASARSVAGALASTLAAAATPAPSSGAPGAPPVAGPSAGPGTAAPSQPPTTCSSRFRVIKLDHGSGEPYRRGRWTCMEYYERDSDSSVLTRSGDCIRHSSTFDQTADRDSGLGATGGSVVVVVASMPGAHGPDSGTDSSLTAVSQLLPSEKMSQPAPAPPQSFGVGQPQPQLPPVGGAVAPSSAPLPPFPGAAAGPPQMMAAPPPSQPQGAAPGSVPPGPNGQGLPLTNVSLAQPGLVLPPQPGPAVGASAAPTPQQFAYPQAQIPPGHLLPVQPAGQSEYLQPHSPAQPSSAGAGAGPAAAVGLPGGPGQNAASTGAQMMGAASLPGEAVAPGPGPAQGGPAAPGQPAGVPPAAVGGAAPSGLVPAGAGQPQPAPPPQMGGSGAPSAVPGGPHAVVPGVTNVPAAAPAPSVPSVSTTSVTMPNVPAPLAQAQQLSSHPPVSRSGSIIQHVGLPLAPGAASAPTSLPQSDLSQFQTQTQPLVGQIDDTRRKSEPLPQPPLSLIAETKPVVKPPVADVLANPLQLTPMNSLSTSVFSIAIPVDGDEDRNPSTAFFQAFHLNTIQESKNLWDSNIN is encoded by the coding sequence CCACGGCCCAGGTGGCCACTAGCATCACCGAGGACACCGAGAGCCTGGACGATCCGGACGAGTCACGCACAGAGGACGTCTCCTCCGAGATATTCGACGTTTCTCGGGCCACGGATTACGGCCCCGAGGAGGTCTGCGAGCGCAGCTCCTCCGAAGAGACGCTCAACAATGTTGGGGATGCGGAGACTCCCGGTACCGTCTCCCCCAACCTCGTCCTGGACGGGCAGCTGGCGGCCGCGGCGGCCACTCCCGCCAACGGAGGAGGAGCCGCTTCGGCCCGCAGCGTGGCTGGGGCGCTGGCCAGTACCTTAGCGGCGGCCGCCACCCCGGCCCCCTCCTCGGGGGCCCCCGGAGCCCCCCCGGTCGCGGGCCCCTCCGCCGGGCCAGGGACTGCCGCCCCCTCGCAGCCCCCCACCACATGTAGTTCCCGTTTCCGCGTGATCAAGCTGGACCACGGCAGCGGGGAGCCGTATAGACGCGGCCGATGGACGTGCATGGAATACTATGAGCGTGATTCCGACAGCAGCGTCCTGACCCGGTCCGGGGATTGCATTCGGCACAGCAGTACTTTTGACCAGACTGCGGATCGGGACAGCGGCCTGGGCGCCACCGGAGGGtccgtggtggtggtggtggcctccATGCCGGGGGCGCACGGGCCCGACTCGGGAACTGACAGCTCCTTGACTGCTGTGTCACAGCTACTGCCGTCGGAGAAAATGAGCcagcccgccccggccccgccgcaGAGTTTTGGCGTTGGGCAGCCGCAGCCGCAGCTGCCGCCCGTAGGTGGGGCTGTGGCTCCGAGCTCGGCTCCGCTGCCGCCGTTCCCGGGAGCCGCGGCCGGGCCGCCGCAGATGATGGCAGCCCCGCCGCCCAGCCAGCCCCAGGGCGCCGCGCCTGGCTCCGTCCCCCCGGGGCCCAACGGACAGGGCCTGCCGCTGACGAATGTAAGCCTGGCGCAGCCCGGCCTGGTCCTGCCTCCGCAGCCCGGCCCGGCCGTGGGCGCTTCTGCCGCGCCGACGCCCCAGCAGTTCGCGTATCCCCAGGCTCAGATTCCGCCGGGCCATCTGCTGCCCGTCCAGCCCGCCGGCCAGAGTGAGTACCTGCAGCCGCACAGCCCGGCGCAGCCCTCGTCCGCGGGCGCCGGAGCGGGCCCCGCCGCGGCGGTCGGCCTCCCCGGGGGCCCCGGCCAGAACGCCGCCTCCACGGGCGCGCAGATGATGGGCGCGGCCTCCCTGCCTGGCGAAGCCGTGGCTCCGGGGCCGGGCCCTGCGCAGGGCGGACCCGCCGCGCCCGGTCAGCCGGCCGGAGTGCCCCCGGCTGCCGTGGGAGGCGCGGCGCCATCGGGCCTGGTTCCCGCCGGGGCCGGGCAGCCGCAGCCCGCGCCTCCGCCGCAGATGGGTGGCAGCGGCGCGCCATCGGCAGTGCCCGGCGGCCCTCACGCCGTGGTGCCCGGAGTTACGAACGTGCCTGCCGCCGCGCCCGCTCCCAGCGTGCCTAGTGTGTCTACCACTTCTGTTACTATGCCAAATGTACCCGCGCCCTTGGCCCAGGCGCAGCAGCTGAGCAGCCATCCTCCGGTCAGCAGGAGCGGCAGCATCATCCAGCACGTGGGGCTGCCCTTAGCGCCAGGAGCGGCCAGCGCACCGACGAGTCTGCCGCAGTCTGACCTAAGCCAGTTTCAGACTCAGACCCAGCCTTTAGTCGGGCAAATTGACGATACTAGAAGAAAATCCGAACCCCTACCTCAACCACCACTTTCTCTCATTGCTGAAACTAAGCCTGTTGTGAAGCCTCCTGTTGCAGATGTCCTGGCAAACCCTCTTCAGTTAACACCTATGAACAGTCTCTCCACCTCTGTATTCAGCATAGCTATTCCTGTTGATGGTGATGAAGACAG
- the TSC22D2 gene encoding TSC22 domain family protein 2 isoform X3, protein MSKMPAKKKSCFQITSVTTAQVATSITEDTESLDDPDESRTEDVSSEIFDVSRATDYGPEEVCERSSSEETLNNVGDAETPGTVSPNLVLDGQLAAAAATPANGGGAASARSVAGALASTLAAAATPAPSSGAPGAPPVAGPSAGPGTAAPSQPPTTCSSRFRVIKLDHGSGEPYRRGRWTCMEYYERDSDSSVLTRSGDCIRHSSTFDQTADRDSGLGATGGSVVVVVASMPGAHGPDSGTDSSLTAVSQLLPSEKMSQPAPAPPQSFGVGQPQPQLPPVGGAVAPSSAPLPPFPGAAAGPPQMMAAPPPSQPQGAAPGSVPPGPNGQGLPLTNVSLAQPGLVLPPQPGPAVGASAAPTPQQFAYPQAQIPPGHLLPVQPAGQSEYLQPHSPAQPSSAGAGAGPAAAVGLPGGPGQNAASTGAQMMGAASLPGEAVAPGPGPAQGGPAAPGQPAGVPPAAVGGAAPSGLVPAGAGQPQPAPPPQMGGSGAPSAVPGGPHAVVPGVTNVPAAAPAPSVPSVSTTSVTMPNVPAPLAQAQQLSSHPPVSRSGSIIQHVGLPLAPGAASAPTSLPQSDLSQFQTQTQPLVGQIDDTRRKSEPLPQPPLSLIAETKPVVKPPVADVLANPLQLTPMNSLSTSVFSIAIPVDGDEDRNPSTAFFQAFHLNTIQESKNLWDRIFFRIQHRRRNVT, encoded by the coding sequence CCACGGCCCAGGTGGCCACTAGCATCACCGAGGACACCGAGAGCCTGGACGATCCGGACGAGTCACGCACAGAGGACGTCTCCTCCGAGATATTCGACGTTTCTCGGGCCACGGATTACGGCCCCGAGGAGGTCTGCGAGCGCAGCTCCTCCGAAGAGACGCTCAACAATGTTGGGGATGCGGAGACTCCCGGTACCGTCTCCCCCAACCTCGTCCTGGACGGGCAGCTGGCGGCCGCGGCGGCCACTCCCGCCAACGGAGGAGGAGCCGCTTCGGCCCGCAGCGTGGCTGGGGCGCTGGCCAGTACCTTAGCGGCGGCCGCCACCCCGGCCCCCTCCTCGGGGGCCCCCGGAGCCCCCCCGGTCGCGGGCCCCTCCGCCGGGCCAGGGACTGCCGCCCCCTCGCAGCCCCCCACCACATGTAGTTCCCGTTTCCGCGTGATCAAGCTGGACCACGGCAGCGGGGAGCCGTATAGACGCGGCCGATGGACGTGCATGGAATACTATGAGCGTGATTCCGACAGCAGCGTCCTGACCCGGTCCGGGGATTGCATTCGGCACAGCAGTACTTTTGACCAGACTGCGGATCGGGACAGCGGCCTGGGCGCCACCGGAGGGtccgtggtggtggtggtggcctccATGCCGGGGGCGCACGGGCCCGACTCGGGAACTGACAGCTCCTTGACTGCTGTGTCACAGCTACTGCCGTCGGAGAAAATGAGCcagcccgccccggccccgccgcaGAGTTTTGGCGTTGGGCAGCCGCAGCCGCAGCTGCCGCCCGTAGGTGGGGCTGTGGCTCCGAGCTCGGCTCCGCTGCCGCCGTTCCCGGGAGCCGCGGCCGGGCCGCCGCAGATGATGGCAGCCCCGCCGCCCAGCCAGCCCCAGGGCGCCGCGCCTGGCTCCGTCCCCCCGGGGCCCAACGGACAGGGCCTGCCGCTGACGAATGTAAGCCTGGCGCAGCCCGGCCTGGTCCTGCCTCCGCAGCCCGGCCCGGCCGTGGGCGCTTCTGCCGCGCCGACGCCCCAGCAGTTCGCGTATCCCCAGGCTCAGATTCCGCCGGGCCATCTGCTGCCCGTCCAGCCCGCCGGCCAGAGTGAGTACCTGCAGCCGCACAGCCCGGCGCAGCCCTCGTCCGCGGGCGCCGGAGCGGGCCCCGCCGCGGCGGTCGGCCTCCCCGGGGGCCCCGGCCAGAACGCCGCCTCCACGGGCGCGCAGATGATGGGCGCGGCCTCCCTGCCTGGCGAAGCCGTGGCTCCGGGGCCGGGCCCTGCGCAGGGCGGACCCGCCGCGCCCGGTCAGCCGGCCGGAGTGCCCCCGGCTGCCGTGGGAGGCGCGGCGCCATCGGGCCTGGTTCCCGCCGGGGCCGGGCAGCCGCAGCCCGCGCCTCCGCCGCAGATGGGTGGCAGCGGCGCGCCATCGGCAGTGCCCGGCGGCCCTCACGCCGTGGTGCCCGGAGTTACGAACGTGCCTGCCGCCGCGCCCGCTCCCAGCGTGCCTAGTGTGTCTACCACTTCTGTTACTATGCCAAATGTACCCGCGCCCTTGGCCCAGGCGCAGCAGCTGAGCAGCCATCCTCCGGTCAGCAGGAGCGGCAGCATCATCCAGCACGTGGGGCTGCCCTTAGCGCCAGGAGCGGCCAGCGCACCGACGAGTCTGCCGCAGTCTGACCTAAGCCAGTTTCAGACTCAGACCCAGCCTTTAGTCGGGCAAATTGACGATACTAGAAGAAAATCCGAACCCCTACCTCAACCACCACTTTCTCTCATTGCTGAAACTAAGCCTGTTGTGAAGCCTCCTGTTGCAGATGTCCTGGCAAACCCTCTTCAGTTAACACCTATGAACAGTCTCTCCACCTCTGTATTCAGCATAGCTATTCCTGTTGATGGTGATGAAGACAG
- the TSC22D2 gene encoding TSC22 domain family protein 2 isoform X7: MSKMPAKKKSCFQITSVTTAQVATSITEDTESLDDPDESRTEDVSSEIFDVSRATDYGPEEVCERSSSEETLNNVGDAETPGTVSPNLVLDGQLAAAAATPANGGGAASARSVAGALASTLAAAATPAPSSGAPGAPPVAGPSAGPGTAAPSQPPTTCSSRFRVIKLDHGSGEPYRRGRWTCMEYYERDSDSSVLTRSGDCIRHSSTFDQTADRDSGLGATGGSVVVVVASMPGAHGPDSGTDSSLTAVSQLLPSEKMSQPAPAPPQSFGVGQPQPQLPPVGGAVAPSSAPLPPFPGAAAGPPQMMAAPPPSQPQGAAPGSVPPGPNGQGLPLTNVSLAQPGLVLPPQPGPAVGASAAPTPQQFAYPQAQIPPGHLLPVQPAGQSEYLQPHSPAQPSSAGAGAGPAAAVGLPGGPGQNAASTGAQMMGAASLPGEAVAPGPGPAQGGPAAPGQPAGVPPAAVGGAAPSGLVPAGAGQPQPAPPPQMGGSGAPSAVPGGPHAVVPGVTNVPAAAPAPSVPSVSTTSVTMPNVPAPLAQAQQLSSHPPVSRSGSIIQHVGLPLAPGAASAPTSLPQSDLSQFQTQTQPLVGQIDDTRRKSEPLPQPPLSLIAETKPVVKPPVADVLANPLQLTPMNSLSTSVFSIAIPVDGDEDR, from the exons CCACGGCCCAGGTGGCCACTAGCATCACCGAGGACACCGAGAGCCTGGACGATCCGGACGAGTCACGCACAGAGGACGTCTCCTCCGAGATATTCGACGTTTCTCGGGCCACGGATTACGGCCCCGAGGAGGTCTGCGAGCGCAGCTCCTCCGAAGAGACGCTCAACAATGTTGGGGATGCGGAGACTCCCGGTACCGTCTCCCCCAACCTCGTCCTGGACGGGCAGCTGGCGGCCGCGGCGGCCACTCCCGCCAACGGAGGAGGAGCCGCTTCGGCCCGCAGCGTGGCTGGGGCGCTGGCCAGTACCTTAGCGGCGGCCGCCACCCCGGCCCCCTCCTCGGGGGCCCCCGGAGCCCCCCCGGTCGCGGGCCCCTCCGCCGGGCCAGGGACTGCCGCCCCCTCGCAGCCCCCCACCACATGTAGTTCCCGTTTCCGCGTGATCAAGCTGGACCACGGCAGCGGGGAGCCGTATAGACGCGGCCGATGGACGTGCATGGAATACTATGAGCGTGATTCCGACAGCAGCGTCCTGACCCGGTCCGGGGATTGCATTCGGCACAGCAGTACTTTTGACCAGACTGCGGATCGGGACAGCGGCCTGGGCGCCACCGGAGGGtccgtggtggtggtggtggcctccATGCCGGGGGCGCACGGGCCCGACTCGGGAACTGACAGCTCCTTGACTGCTGTGTCACAGCTACTGCCGTCGGAGAAAATGAGCcagcccgccccggccccgccgcaGAGTTTTGGCGTTGGGCAGCCGCAGCCGCAGCTGCCGCCCGTAGGTGGGGCTGTGGCTCCGAGCTCGGCTCCGCTGCCGCCGTTCCCGGGAGCCGCGGCCGGGCCGCCGCAGATGATGGCAGCCCCGCCGCCCAGCCAGCCCCAGGGCGCCGCGCCTGGCTCCGTCCCCCCGGGGCCCAACGGACAGGGCCTGCCGCTGACGAATGTAAGCCTGGCGCAGCCCGGCCTGGTCCTGCCTCCGCAGCCCGGCCCGGCCGTGGGCGCTTCTGCCGCGCCGACGCCCCAGCAGTTCGCGTATCCCCAGGCTCAGATTCCGCCGGGCCATCTGCTGCCCGTCCAGCCCGCCGGCCAGAGTGAGTACCTGCAGCCGCACAGCCCGGCGCAGCCCTCGTCCGCGGGCGCCGGAGCGGGCCCCGCCGCGGCGGTCGGCCTCCCCGGGGGCCCCGGCCAGAACGCCGCCTCCACGGGCGCGCAGATGATGGGCGCGGCCTCCCTGCCTGGCGAAGCCGTGGCTCCGGGGCCGGGCCCTGCGCAGGGCGGACCCGCCGCGCCCGGTCAGCCGGCCGGAGTGCCCCCGGCTGCCGTGGGAGGCGCGGCGCCATCGGGCCTGGTTCCCGCCGGGGCCGGGCAGCCGCAGCCCGCGCCTCCGCCGCAGATGGGTGGCAGCGGCGCGCCATCGGCAGTGCCCGGCGGCCCTCACGCCGTGGTGCCCGGAGTTACGAACGTGCCTGCCGCCGCGCCCGCTCCCAGCGTGCCTAGTGTGTCTACCACTTCTGTTACTATGCCAAATGTACCCGCGCCCTTGGCCCAGGCGCAGCAGCTGAGCAGCCATCCTCCGGTCAGCAGGAGCGGCAGCATCATCCAGCACGTGGGGCTGCCCTTAGCGCCAGGAGCGGCCAGCGCACCGACGAGTCTGCCGCAGTCTGACCTAAGCCAGTTTCAGACTCAGACCCAGCCTTTAGTCGGGCAAATTGACGATACTAGAAGAAAATCCGAACCCCTACCTCAACCACCACTTTCTCTCATTGCTGAAACTAAGCCTGTTGTGAAGCCTCCTGTTGCAGATGTCCTGGCAAACCCTCTTCAGTTAACACCTATGAACAGTCTCTCCACCTCTGTATTCAGCATAGCTATTCCTGTTGATGGTGATGAAGACAG GTGA
- the TSC22D2 gene encoding TSC22 domain family protein 2 isoform X6, producing MSKMPAKKKSCFQITSVTTAQVATSITEDTESLDDPDESRTEDVSSEIFDVSRATDYGPEEVCERSSSEETLNNVGDAETPGTVSPNLVLDGQLAAAAATPANGGGAASARSVAGALASTLAAAATPAPSSGAPGAPPVAGPSAGPGTAAPSQPPTTCSSRFRVIKLDHGSGEPYRRGRWTCMEYYERDSDSSVLTRSGDCIRHSSTFDQTADRDSGLGATGGSVVVVVASMPGAHGPDSGTDSSLTAVSQLLPSEKMSQPAPAPPQSFGVGQPQPQLPPVGGAVAPSSAPLPPFPGAAAGPPQMMAAPPPSQPQGAAPGSVPPGPNGQGLPLTNVSLAQPGLVLPPQPGPAVGASAAPTPQQFAYPQAQIPPGHLLPVQPAGQSEYLQPHSPAQPSSAGAGAGPAAAVGLPGGPGQNAASTGAQMMGAASLPGEAVAPGPGPAQGGPAAPGQPAGVPPAAVGGAAPSGLVPAGAGQPQPAPPPQMGGSGAPSAVPGGPHAVVPGVTNVPAAAPAPSVPSVSTTSVTMPNVPAPLAQAQQLSSHPPVSRSGSIIQHVGLPLAPGAASAPTSLPQSDLSQFQTQTQPLVGQIDDTRRKSEPLPQPPLSLIAETKPVVKPPVADVLANPLQLTPMNSLSTSVFSIAIPVDGDEDREARRDDLQSH from the coding sequence CCACGGCCCAGGTGGCCACTAGCATCACCGAGGACACCGAGAGCCTGGACGATCCGGACGAGTCACGCACAGAGGACGTCTCCTCCGAGATATTCGACGTTTCTCGGGCCACGGATTACGGCCCCGAGGAGGTCTGCGAGCGCAGCTCCTCCGAAGAGACGCTCAACAATGTTGGGGATGCGGAGACTCCCGGTACCGTCTCCCCCAACCTCGTCCTGGACGGGCAGCTGGCGGCCGCGGCGGCCACTCCCGCCAACGGAGGAGGAGCCGCTTCGGCCCGCAGCGTGGCTGGGGCGCTGGCCAGTACCTTAGCGGCGGCCGCCACCCCGGCCCCCTCCTCGGGGGCCCCCGGAGCCCCCCCGGTCGCGGGCCCCTCCGCCGGGCCAGGGACTGCCGCCCCCTCGCAGCCCCCCACCACATGTAGTTCCCGTTTCCGCGTGATCAAGCTGGACCACGGCAGCGGGGAGCCGTATAGACGCGGCCGATGGACGTGCATGGAATACTATGAGCGTGATTCCGACAGCAGCGTCCTGACCCGGTCCGGGGATTGCATTCGGCACAGCAGTACTTTTGACCAGACTGCGGATCGGGACAGCGGCCTGGGCGCCACCGGAGGGtccgtggtggtggtggtggcctccATGCCGGGGGCGCACGGGCCCGACTCGGGAACTGACAGCTCCTTGACTGCTGTGTCACAGCTACTGCCGTCGGAGAAAATGAGCcagcccgccccggccccgccgcaGAGTTTTGGCGTTGGGCAGCCGCAGCCGCAGCTGCCGCCCGTAGGTGGGGCTGTGGCTCCGAGCTCGGCTCCGCTGCCGCCGTTCCCGGGAGCCGCGGCCGGGCCGCCGCAGATGATGGCAGCCCCGCCGCCCAGCCAGCCCCAGGGCGCCGCGCCTGGCTCCGTCCCCCCGGGGCCCAACGGACAGGGCCTGCCGCTGACGAATGTAAGCCTGGCGCAGCCCGGCCTGGTCCTGCCTCCGCAGCCCGGCCCGGCCGTGGGCGCTTCTGCCGCGCCGACGCCCCAGCAGTTCGCGTATCCCCAGGCTCAGATTCCGCCGGGCCATCTGCTGCCCGTCCAGCCCGCCGGCCAGAGTGAGTACCTGCAGCCGCACAGCCCGGCGCAGCCCTCGTCCGCGGGCGCCGGAGCGGGCCCCGCCGCGGCGGTCGGCCTCCCCGGGGGCCCCGGCCAGAACGCCGCCTCCACGGGCGCGCAGATGATGGGCGCGGCCTCCCTGCCTGGCGAAGCCGTGGCTCCGGGGCCGGGCCCTGCGCAGGGCGGACCCGCCGCGCCCGGTCAGCCGGCCGGAGTGCCCCCGGCTGCCGTGGGAGGCGCGGCGCCATCGGGCCTGGTTCCCGCCGGGGCCGGGCAGCCGCAGCCCGCGCCTCCGCCGCAGATGGGTGGCAGCGGCGCGCCATCGGCAGTGCCCGGCGGCCCTCACGCCGTGGTGCCCGGAGTTACGAACGTGCCTGCCGCCGCGCCCGCTCCCAGCGTGCCTAGTGTGTCTACCACTTCTGTTACTATGCCAAATGTACCCGCGCCCTTGGCCCAGGCGCAGCAGCTGAGCAGCCATCCTCCGGTCAGCAGGAGCGGCAGCATCATCCAGCACGTGGGGCTGCCCTTAGCGCCAGGAGCGGCCAGCGCACCGACGAGTCTGCCGCAGTCTGACCTAAGCCAGTTTCAGACTCAGACCCAGCCTTTAGTCGGGCAAATTGACGATACTAGAAGAAAATCCGAACCCCTACCTCAACCACCACTTTCTCTCATTGCTGAAACTAAGCCTGTTGTGAAGCCTCCTGTTGCAGATGTCCTGGCAAACCCTCTTCAGTTAACACCTATGAACAGTCTCTCCACCTCTGTATTCAGCATAGCTATTCCTGTTGATGGTGATGAAGACAG